The Paracoccus sp. MBLB3053 nucleotide sequence GTCTGCCAAGCCCGAAACTTCGCTGGCCAATGCGCTGCCGCTTTGATTGCGGATACCGCCCGGCCAGCAGGCACAACAAGGTGCCATTTCAGCCCAAAATCACTAGGCACAATATCGTGCCGCCAGCAGTGTCGCGCCCACTCTGATCGGGAAGAGCCGGTGCCGTGACAGGGTTCGTGTCTATTGGGAAAAATATGGCCTTTTCGGGGTTCGGGCCCCGGAAATCAGGCCGACCGGAATGCCGTCTCCAGAAAAATTTGAAAACAGGGAGTCCACCATGAAAGACATGCAACGCAGACATTTCCTGGGCCTGGGTGCTGCAGGCCTTCTTGCAACCCCCTTCCTTGCGCGCCCGGCTCTGGCCGCGGCCGACAAGATCCAGATTGCGGGAATTCACGACGCATCGGGCGGGATCGACATCTATGGACGTCCGATGATCAACTGCCTCAACCTCGCGGTGGACAAGCTGAATGCCGCCGGCGGCGTCCTTGGGCGCGAGATCGAACTGGTCAATTATGATCCGCAATCGAATATGCAGCTTTACGCGCAGTATGCGACCGAGGCGGCGACGCGACAAAGGGCGGCGGTGGTTTTCGGCGGCATCCTCTCGGCCTCGCGCGAGGCGATGCGCCCGGTGCTGGACCGTTACCGGACGCTGTATTTCTACAGCCTGCTTTACGAAGGCGGTGTCTGCGACCGGAATACCTTCTGCATGGGATCGACCCCGGGACAGACACTTGAAAAATTCACCCCCTATGTGATGCAGAAGTTCGGCGGCAAGAAGGTTTACGTACTGGCGGCCGACTACAATTACGGCCAGATCACCACGCGCTGGATCGAGAAATTCGTCCGGGAGAATGGCGGCGACGTCGTCCGGGCCGATTTCTTCCCGCTCGATGTCAATGATTTCGGCTCGACCATACGCCAGATTCAGGCACAAGCGCCCGATATCGTCATGTCGGTTCTGGTGGGCGGCGCCCATAACGCCTTTTACCGCCAATGGCTCGCTTCGGGGATGAAGGACAAGATCCCGATGGCCTCGACGACCTTCGGCATCGGCAATGAGCAGGTGCTGACCACCTCCGAAGAGCATGACGGGATCATCGTGTCTTATGCCTATTTCGACGGGATCAAGTCGCCGGAAAACGAAGCGTTCAAGACCGAATATTACGCGAAATTCGGCGACAAGGCCGACGCGATCACCGAAGGCGGCGCAATGACCTATCACGCCGTCAACCTGTGGGCGAAAGCGGTCGAGATGGCGGGCACGATCGAACGTGACCCGGTGATCGAGGCGCTGGAGACGGGCCTTTCCTTCTCGGGTCCGGCGGGCGTGACCACGATCAACGCCCAGACCCATCACAACACGCTCGACAGCTATATCGCCGAAGTGCGCGCCAACAACTACGTCGTTCTCGAAAGCTTTTCACAGCAGCCCCCCAGCGACACGCTGGCGGTCTGCGACCTCGGGGCGAACCCGAATGACGCGACGCAATATGTCGTCGAAGTGCCGGAGATCGCCGGCTAGCGCCTCTGGGCCGGAGCGCCGGTAGGCGCTCCTATAGCCGCGCTGAGCCACGCATCCGCAATCGGAGAGCCTTTCATGGACTATGTCGCGATTATCCTTCTTCAGACCACGATCAGCATTGCCAATCTGGTGCTGATCAGCGCCGGTCTTGCCGTCATCTTCGGCATGATGCGCGTGATCAACTTCGCCCATGGCGAGTTCCTGATGCTGGGCGGTTATACCGCCGTCATCGCCGCTCAGCATGGCGTGCCGCTGCTGCTGTCCTGCTTCGTGCTGGCACCAATTCTGGTCGGGCTGGTTGGGCTGGTCGTGGAATATCTGGTGATCCGCCATCTTTACGGGCGGCTGCTGGACACGATGCTGGCCACCTGGGGCGTCAGCCTGATCCTGATCGGTCTTGTCACCGTCAGTTTCGGCAATTCCGTCTCGGGGATTTCGACGCCCTTTGGCAGCGTCGCCATCGGGCGCTTCACAATCGGCCTTTACGAATTGTTCCTTGTCGCCGTCACCATCGCCTTGGTCGTCGCCGGATATCTGGTCATGCGCTTCAGCCGGATCGGGCTGATCGCGCGGGCAACGATGCAGGACCGCGAGATGGCTGAAGCGTTGGGGATCAACCAGCGCGCGGTCTATCGCGCCACCTTCGTCACCGGCGCGGCGCTGAGCGGGTTTGCCGGGGCGTTGATCGCACCAATCGCCGGCGTGGTTCCGACCATCGGCGCTTCATATCTGGCTAAATGCTTCATCACGGTGATCTCGGGCGGCCCGGCCATTATCGCCGGAACGCTGTCTGCCTCGGGGCTCTTGGGCGGCGTCAATGTGATCATGACCTTCCTGTCGACCCCGGTTCTGGCCGAGGTGGCGCTGCTGGCGACGGCGGTCATCCTGCTACGGGTCTTGCCGCAGGGGATCACCAGCAAATTCTTCCGGAGATCGCAATGAAGTACCCAACCGTGACTTCGGGCCGCCTTGGTATGGCGGCAATGATCCTTGCCGCCGCATGGGCGCTGATCGTTGTGCCATCGGGCGGGGACATGACGCTGATCCTGTCTGGCTCGATCTATTGCGCCTTCGCCATCCTCGCGCTTTCACTGGCGCTGATCTGGGGATTTTCCGGCATTCTCAGCTTTGGCCAGACCGCGTTTTTCGGGATCGGCGGCTATGCCTATGCGGTGCTGGCGCTGAATATCGGCGATACAACCGCCGCGGCGCTGCTCGCGATCCTTGTCGCGGCGGCCGTGGCGGCGGCGATCGGCTATTTCATGTTCTGGGGCAGGCTGGGCGATGTCTATCTGGGCGTCATCACCCTTGTCCTGTCGCTGATCCTCTATCGCTTCATCAACCAGACCTCGGGCAGCGAATGGAAGATCGGCAAAGCGCCACTTGGCGGGTTCAACGGCATTCCCTCGACCCCGATCCTGACCGATCTGCAAGGCGCACCGCTCTGGCCCGAGCAGATCTATGTGCTTTGCGTGCTGGCTTTGATCCTGTCCTATGTCATCTGCCGGTTACTGCTGGCGACCGGTTTCGGCCGGGTGGTGGTGGCCCTGCGCGAAAACGAGCTGCGTGCCGAATTGCTCGGCTATGACACCCGGCTTTACAAGCTGGGCGCATTCTGTATCTCCGGGGGGCTTGCCGGGCTGGCGGGCGTGCTTTTCGCCAATTGCGTCTTTGTCAGTCCGAATATGTTCAGCCTTGCGACGAGTTCGCAATTGCTGGTCTGGGTGATCGTCGGTGGGCTGGGCACGCTGGCCGGGCCGGTTATCGCATGCTTTCTGCTGCTGGCCTTTTCCAATTGGCTTGGCACGCTGAATGCGGGGGCATGGCTGGACCCGAATTTGGTGATGGGGCTGGTACTGACGCTGTTCGTGCTCGTGCTGCCCAAGGGCATCCTGCCCTTGATGCAGGCCGGTTGTGACCGGCTTCTGGCAGTGGTGCGGCACCGCAGCACCGCCGCCAAGGTCATGGCGCAGGAGGAAATGTGATGGGCGGCAATTACCTGCTGGAGGCCCGCAATCTGACCATGCGCTTTGGTGGTGTCGTCGCCGTGCGCGATGTCAGCCTGTCGCTGCGCGAGGGCGAGCTTCATTGCCTGATCGGACCGAATGGTGCCGGAAAATCCACGTTCTTCCGCATGCTGTCGGGCCAGCATCGCCCAAGCTCGGGCGAGGTGCTGTTCAATGGCCGGTCGATCATCGGCCAGGGCAGTGCGCGGATCGCCCGCGCCGGCATGGGCATCAAGACTCAGGTGCCTTCGGTCTTCAATTCGATGACCGTGCGTGAAAACGTGATGTTGGCGGCATCGCGGGAGCTGAGTTCGGTGCTGGCGAAGAAGCGTTGCGACGAGGTGATGGAGCGCATCGGGATCGGCCATCTTGCCGCGGCAAAGGTCGGTATTCTGGCACATGGGCAACGGCAGCTGGTCGAGCTAGCCACGGTCATTGCGCCTTCGCCATCGCTGATCCTGCTTGATGAGCCGGCCGCGGGCATGACCGGCGACGAAGTCGATCGGCTGGGCGATCTGCTGATCGAGCTGGCCCGAAGCTGCTCGGTGATCGTGGTCGAACATGACATGGCGTTCATCCGGCGGATTGCCCGCAGCATCACCGTCTTCAATCAAGGCTCGGTGCTGATCGAGGGGCCTGCCGATCAAGTCCTGTCGGATCAGCGCGTCCGTGATGTCTATCTGGGTAAGGAGGTGGCGTGATGCTGGATCTTGTCGGAGTGCATTCGGGCTATGGCCAGATCCCGATCCTTCGCGACATTACCCTCAATGTCTCCGAGGGCGAATTCGTTGGCATCCTCGGCCATAACGGCATGGGGAAAACCACGCTGTTGATGACAGTCAGCGGGGCGCTGCCAGCTACCGACGGCCATATTGCGCTGAATGGTAAGGAGATAACCAGCCTGCCAGTACATCAGCGGGCCAGGATGGGACTGGGCTATGTCAAACAGGGCAGGCGGATTTTCCCACGCCTGACGGTGCGCGAGAACCTGCAGGCGGCCTGTCTGGCAGGCGGCCAGCCCTTGACGCGGGCCAATGAGATGCTGGCGCTGTTCCCGCGTCTTGTTCCCATTGTCGATCGCCCTGGGGGCGTTCTTTCCGGAGGAGAGCAGCAGATCTTGGCGCTGGCCCGCTGTTTGTGCGCCGCGCCGCGTCTAGTGATGCTGGATGAGCCAACCGAAGGGATCCAGCCCTCGATCCGCGAAGAGATCGTTGAGGCGCTTTTGATGCTGCGTAACCGACTGCGCTTGACGATGCTGCTGGTTGAGCAGAACGAGGCGTTTCTTGGAGCGCTATGCAGCCGCAATTACTGCCTTG carries:
- a CDS encoding urea ABC transporter substrate-binding protein, yielding MKDMQRRHFLGLGAAGLLATPFLARPALAAADKIQIAGIHDASGGIDIYGRPMINCLNLAVDKLNAAGGVLGREIELVNYDPQSNMQLYAQYATEAATRQRAAVVFGGILSASREAMRPVLDRYRTLYFYSLLYEGGVCDRNTFCMGSTPGQTLEKFTPYVMQKFGGKKVYVLAADYNYGQITTRWIEKFVRENGGDVVRADFFPLDVNDFGSTIRQIQAQAPDIVMSVLVGGAHNAFYRQWLASGMKDKIPMASTTFGIGNEQVLTTSEEHDGIIVSYAYFDGIKSPENEAFKTEYYAKFGDKADAITEGGAMTYHAVNLWAKAVEMAGTIERDPVIEALETGLSFSGPAGVTTINAQTHHNTLDSYIAEVRANNYVVLESFSQQPPSDTLAVCDLGANPNDATQYVVEVPEIAG
- a CDS encoding ABC transporter permease subunit; translation: MDYVAIILLQTTISIANLVLISAGLAVIFGMMRVINFAHGEFLMLGGYTAVIAAQHGVPLLLSCFVLAPILVGLVGLVVEYLVIRHLYGRLLDTMLATWGVSLILIGLVTVSFGNSVSGISTPFGSVAIGRFTIGLYELFLVAVTIALVVAGYLVMRFSRIGLIARATMQDREMAEALGINQRAVYRATFVTGAALSGFAGALIAPIAGVVPTIGASYLAKCFITVISGGPAIIAGTLSASGLLGGVNVIMTFLSTPVLAEVALLATAVILLRVLPQGITSKFFRRSQ
- a CDS encoding branched-chain amino acid ABC transporter permease, which gives rise to MKYPTVTSGRLGMAAMILAAAWALIVVPSGGDMTLILSGSIYCAFAILALSLALIWGFSGILSFGQTAFFGIGGYAYAVLALNIGDTTAAALLAILVAAAVAAAIGYFMFWGRLGDVYLGVITLVLSLILYRFINQTSGSEWKIGKAPLGGFNGIPSTPILTDLQGAPLWPEQIYVLCVLALILSYVICRLLLATGFGRVVVALRENELRAELLGYDTRLYKLGAFCISGGLAGLAGVLFANCVFVSPNMFSLATSSQLLVWVIVGGLGTLAGPVIACFLLLAFSNWLGTLNAGAWLDPNLVMGLVLTLFVLVLPKGILPLMQAGCDRLLAVVRHRSTAAKVMAQEEM
- a CDS encoding ABC transporter ATP-binding protein, yielding MGGNYLLEARNLTMRFGGVVAVRDVSLSLREGELHCLIGPNGAGKSTFFRMLSGQHRPSSGEVLFNGRSIIGQGSARIARAGMGIKTQVPSVFNSMTVRENVMLAASRELSSVLAKKRCDEVMERIGIGHLAAAKVGILAHGQRQLVELATVIAPSPSLILLDEPAAGMTGDEVDRLGDLLIELARSCSVIVVEHDMAFIRRIARSITVFNQGSVLIEGPADQVLSDQRVRDVYLGKEVA
- a CDS encoding ABC transporter ATP-binding protein, with amino-acid sequence MLDLVGVHSGYGQIPILRDITLNVSEGEFVGILGHNGMGKTTLLMTVSGALPATDGHIALNGKEITSLPVHQRARMGLGYVKQGRRIFPRLTVRENLQAACLAGGQPLTRANEMLALFPRLVPIVDRPGGVLSGGEQQILALARCLCAAPRLVMLDEPTEGIQPSIREEIVEALLMLRNRLRLTMLLVEQNEAFLGALCSRNYCLEKGRLVA